The Streptomyces sp. NBC_00454 DNA segment GAGCGTCTTCCACTTCGACTGCTTCTGGATGCGCGCCTACCAGTGGTGCGACTTCGAATGGGACTCCGACACCTTCCCCGACCCGGTCGGCATGCTCGCCCGACTCGGGCAGCAGGGACTGCGGATCTCCGCCTGGATCAACCCGTACATCGCGCAGCAGTCGGTGATGTTCGAGGAAGGCGTGCGCGAGGGCTACCTGGTGCGGCGCCCGGACGGCAGCGTGTGGCAGTGGGACCTGTGGCAGCCCGGCATGGCCCTGGTGGACTTCACCAACCCGGCCGCCCGCGACTGGTACACCGGCAAGCTGAAGACGCTGCTGGACCAGGGCGTGGACTGCTTCAAGACCGACTTCGGCGAGCGCATCCCCACGGACGTCGTCTGGCACGACGGCTCCGACCCCGAGCGGATGCACAACTACTACACCCACCTCTACAACGAGGCCGTCTTCGACCTGCTGCGGGCGGAGCGCGGCGAGGGCGAGGCACTGCTCTTCGCCCGCTCCGCCACGGTCGGCGGCCAGCAGTACCCGGTGCACTGGGGCGGCGACTGCGAATCCCACTTCAACGCCATGGCCGAGTCGCTGCGCGGCGGGCTCTCCCTGGGCATGTCAGGCTTCGGCTTCTGGAGCCACGACATCGGCGGCTTCGAGGGCACCCCGACCCCCACCGTCTTCAAGCGCTGGGTGCAGTTCGGCCTCCTCTCCTCGCACAGCCGGCTGCACGGCAGCAAGTCCTACCGCGTCCCGTGGGACTACGGGGAGGAGGCCGTCGAGGTCACCAGGGAGTTCACCCTGCTGAAGCACCGCCTCGCCCCGTACCTCCAGCGCGCCGCCCAACAGGCCCACGCCACCGGCATCCCCGTCATGCGCGCCATGGTGCTGGAATTCCCCGACGACCCCGCCACGGCCGCGCTGGAGCGGCAGTACATGCTCGGCGACGACCTGCTCGTCGCTCCGGTCTTCACCGACGACGGCACGGTCGAGTACTACGTGCCGGAAGGGACGTGGACTAACGTTCTGACCGGCGCCCGGATCAAGGGTCCCCGCTGGGTCCGCGAACAGCACGGCTTCCACACCCTGCCGCTGCTGGCCCGCCCCGACTCCGTCATCCCGCTCGGCGCCGAGGACCAGCGCCCGGTCTCCGCCTGGGCGGACGGCGTAGAGCTGCGGGTGCACGCCTTTGCCGACGGCGCCGAGCGCACCGTGGTGATCCCGCGCTCCGACGGCCCCGGCGAGGCGGCCCGCTTCCACCTGAGCCGCCGTGGTGACCGGCTCCACGTGACCACCGACAGCCCGCATCCCTGGCAGCTCCGGTTCGGCGGGCCGGACGGGACCGTCCACGCCCGGCCCGCCGGCACTCTGGAGGCCGACTTCGCCCACCCGGCCTGAGGCGGGCGGCCGGCGCGAAGGCGCCGGCCTCTTAAGGCGTGGCGGAGCCGGGCCGTGGAACCCCACGGCCCGGCTCCTGCGCGCACCGGCTCAGCGGGCGTCGGCTCAGCGGGCCCCGAGGAGGTGTTCGAGGGCGAGCTGGTCCAGCTGCTCGAAGGCCATGCCGCGGCGGGCGGCGGCATCCACGTCGAACTCGTCGAAGGCGGACCGGTCGGCCAGCAACCCGGCCAGGCCGTCCTCGGCGGTGGGCAGGGCCAGTTCGGGCAGTCGGGAGGCGGCGAGCGCGGCCCGGACCTGCGGATCGGACCGGAAGGCGCGGGAACGCTCAGCCAGGAGCAGGTAGTTGCGCATGCAGGCGGCCGCCGAGGCCCAGACGCCGGCG contains these protein-coding regions:
- the yicI gene encoding alpha-xylosidase; the protein is MKFTDGYWLMRPGVTARYAAEVADVRADEHRMTLHAPVKHVRSRGGMLNSALLTVDCWSPAEGVIGVRVTHHAGSVRRGPDFALPGAQEGSGKVHRDGPVVELSAGELSLRVDTSQPWRLEFTAGGQVLTSVGERGTGFVTDDTGRHFMLGQLSLGVGELVYGLGERFTPFVKNGQVVDIWQADGGTSSEQAYKNIPFHLTNRGYGVFVNHPGKVSYEVGSESVGHVQFSVEDQSLEFFVVHGPTPKQILERYTALTGRPALPPAWALGLWLTTSFTTDYDEATVNRFVAGMAERGIPLSVFHFDCFWMRAYQWCDFEWDSDTFPDPVGMLARLGQQGLRISAWINPYIAQQSVMFEEGVREGYLVRRPDGSVWQWDLWQPGMALVDFTNPAARDWYTGKLKTLLDQGVDCFKTDFGERIPTDVVWHDGSDPERMHNYYTHLYNEAVFDLLRAERGEGEALLFARSATVGGQQYPVHWGGDCESHFNAMAESLRGGLSLGMSGFGFWSHDIGGFEGTPTPTVFKRWVQFGLLSSHSRLHGSKSYRVPWDYGEEAVEVTREFTLLKHRLAPYLQRAAQQAHATGIPVMRAMVLEFPDDPATAALERQYMLGDDLLVAPVFTDDGTVEYYVPEGTWTNVLTGARIKGPRWVREQHGFHTLPLLARPDSVIPLGAEDQRPVSAWADGVELRVHAFADGAERTVVIPRSDGPGEAARFHLSRRGDRLHVTTDSPHPWQLRFGGPDGTVHARPAGTLEADFAHPA